From Sphaeramia orbicularis chromosome 21, fSphaOr1.1, whole genome shotgun sequence:
AAAAGTGACATTCATTTCTGTTATTATTGCACTTGGTGACTTACATTTTTGATGATTCTGCAGGATCTCACACAGTTGTTGAAGCCCATCCAGTGGTGATAGATGTTATACTCTCCTGGACCAACCACATACTGGTAGCCTGTGTAGTTGTTGCGCTCATACAGAACCCACCAGCCACCTTCCACTTTGAGAGAGTTGCATCTTCGTATGTAGCTCTGCAGGTCAGCAGAGTCCCCTTTGCAGTCGTAGGACCTCCCTTGGAAGTCCTTATCCTCGTAAAACACGATCTGGAAGaatcacacacacaatcacatttgtGTTTTTCCCTACATCTGTGTTTTCACTTAACACATCTGACTTCGACGTCTCATGTACCACACATAACTGTACACTGTGGATTCTCACCTTCTCCATCTGTGGTGCTTAAAATGCTAAGCGCAGTAACAAATGCAGTACTCTTTATACATGGCAGAGACAATGCTACCAAATGCATGGTTAGCAGTGCATGTAACCGTTATTATAATTCCAATATTCATCCAGACTCTGCCCTTTGTTCTTACTCACTGAATAGACTTTACACAAACAATAGTTGTTTAGCAGTGCCAAGTATCTAACCCTCAGCCACTGTTTAGTCCACATGGATGCAAAATGACAAACCATCATCACTTTCTACCTAACATAATACcaatatgcaataaaaaaaataacacgcAAAttttggaggatttttttttttagttaaacacAAATTTCTTTTCCATTGGTTTGTGTTGGTATCAAATACTGATCGTATTGAAGATGCTAAAAGTTTTGACTCCAAACTTAGTAAAAGTGATCTGTAATGTGTAAATTAGAGCAATATCTTGCAAAATATGCCTTTTGTGATTCATGTGTTAAATGTGTAAATTCATTTTTACCTCCAAACACAGAATGGAGTTTATCGACAGACATACAACATGCCAAATGTTGCTTTGTTtatcaattttatttattctttattaagCCATGAATTTCCCATTGAGATTTCCTCCTCTAAGGAAATCTAATCAAAATGATAGTAAAACCAGTTTCATATACTAAGCAAATCCACATATAAAGCACACTGCATACATAAAAGCAACATAGAgatataataaaagaaaaaaagtaagaaGTAAATAGACAACACTGCTGATACCAACAGCTCACCCTCTTGCAGAGATTATGTTAAGCATCTATGTTTTTCCTTCTTTCATTGCATATAAGGAATGTGAAATAATGTTTTGCAGTTCCATCCATGCCTATGGTGCATACATGCAAATGGCAGTTTTGACAAGCTCTGAGCTGAAGTCGATGAAATCATGCTGTAGTCACAATAAGAGGCTTAACACAAAAAAAGGTAACACCTGCATTCTAACCTCTGATTTAGCAACAACCATCCTACagtatttattacaaaatgtagcaGATGTTTATTATTGTTGGCTTATTGGATTgataaaaaatgtgcaaattttgtATTCGAATAAATATTCCTTCATACTCTTTACATGCATGAACTCTATTTAAAAAGACAATAACCGAAAATATATGACAAAATATGAGATAAAACTCACTTATGCAGTATTTATAAATTAGATGTCATTTCAACGAGACAAAAGGATGTCAAAACAATGCTGatgttctgtttttattaaacTGATGCCATGTGCTGAAACGTCAAGAGTTTTTCCAAGCCAACAATTGTGGGCAATATATCCTCCCCAAAAACAATCAAACTGAATTATTCTGGTGCTTTTGGGGTTTTGTctaaatgtgtaataaataaataaaaaaataaaataataataataatcataataataataataataataataataataataataataataataataataataataataatgtgaaaatGGGCCGATAAGAGCTTATTTTGTTGGACTGTGAATCTATTTTGTTTTAAGATGTGCTGAGCACTTTATAGACACTGAgagaaaaatcaaaataaactaaaaaataataaattaataaataaataacaataataagccaTGTTAttgtagacaaaaaaaaaacaacctaatgtATATGAGTACCACACACAGATGAGGTATCTCAACAGAAAAAAGGCAGGTGGATTGTCTGCAAATTGCCTTTTTGGACACTAAAGTTCTAAAACGGTTCAGGAACTGTGGGTAGTTTAAAGCCAAGACTCTTCATGCCAAAGCTGATGTTGGTTTAGGAGAAAAAGGGATGATGAAGGGGTTTGTAGCGGTTTCATTGTGATTCTGTCATGCGATACATATTTAGAATCTGGTTGGGTTCTTCACTGTTCTAGAACTTGGTGATCCTGCAAAAGGGTCCCTCTGCTGGTGTAGGTGGAGGTGTGGTACTCACCACAACACAGGAAGACCTGGGTCTGTGGTAGTTGGGCTACTCATACAGGACCCACACACAACTGGAACTCCCACAGCATGAAGGCCTCAGAAAATGACGGACAATCCTCGACACACTCTCCAAAATTTCACTTGTGATAGAATCTGATCTTTCAGGACTTTTTATAAACCTTATAAGAGGATCAAAAGGATAAAATCTGATGAAGTTGTGTTAGTGTTTAGTATTTAAATACTCTGGCCTGGTTGTGTCTCCTTTTGTGACTTTGGGCTCATATCCACAAATGGGTTTCTTGGCTGTTTTCCTGGTTTCCTTCAATAATTGATATACACGGACATTAAATATACAACTGCCAAATCATGAGCCTTTTATCTCTGCTTTTTGTCTTTTAGTCTTTAATTACTGCCTGGTTGGTGCCCTCTGTGGTCTTTCACTGGAGAATGGGACTCTTTAGGACCTTAGGTGTCTAAATAATAATAGTGCATCACTTGGTTTTTGTAATGGAATTATAATGCAGAGGTTGTTAGATGTGTTTCTTCAGATTTACAGAGAGTAGGTGCAAAATGCTATTATTTCCAAGCCTTGACAGTCTGATGTTTATACTCTAAAGAGCCTGCGTTATTTACCGTGCAGCATGAATTAATGTTATCTTTAAACCACATCTACTGCAGATGATCTTGGGCGCTCATACAGCATCCTGCAGCCACTCTCCACTTTAATGGAGATACAGCGGATTAAGTAAGAGCGCAGGTCTAGGTCTAGGTCTGTAGCTCCAGCCTTGGAAAGTCTTATCCTCAAAGAACACGATCTGCATGGAAAAAATACAGATAACAATCCTGTAACCTGTAAATGTACAGCCATTAACGCTACACCTGGAATAAAGACATGCACTGTGGTCTCTACGGAGCCTTCACTCTCCCCTTACCTTCCCCTTTTTAATGATAAAGCTCATCTCTCAGTCGGCTGCAGCTGTGATGTGGTTTATATCGAAATGACGAGGAATAGCTATTGTCATCTAAATTAGCTTGATCTACATATTAACAAAATGGTTTGTTCAAGTTCGATTTCTGCGTACACATTAAACGGACTCATATCAAAGAATTGCCAGAACTGATTTGAGAAAATTAGAACCCATAAAGGCTTTACCTGCTGACAGTTTGTGTGAGGTTTCTGTGTTTTCATTGAACTCTGATACTTAAAGGACTGACATTATGTTTATAGGAGTTTTGACATTAAATACTAACTAGCGCGTTGACTCGTGTGGatccactggttctagatgtggtagtttttatgctgttgtgtatttgtgcatgctgtaccgcatttgtccagcagtcaccgccaaagtattCTGGGTATAGccacatgattgtaaggctattgtattccaaaattactaatacctCAAAAAATATTGGTACTATCAACTTGCCGCTTTCGTTAgtttgttccttgaccaaaaatacataagcatgccaaactgcagcagtcagcactttctggattttgtgtgaatccccagacacacatacacacacatacacacacacacacacacacacacacacacacatacagcggccacttggcttttattataTGGTTGGTTTAGTACAGCGGTGGGCAACTCTGGTCCtagagggccagtatcctgcatgttttggatatttccctcttccagcacacctgatctaattaatgatcagctcatcatcaaactctgcagaagcttggtcatgatgtaatggcttccaggtgtgctgtgTATGCGCCTACCCCTGCTTTAGTAAGTTATAGGACGTGTTTGGATTTTGCCTTTTTGTACGATAAATTAAGGTAATGGGATTTTCTCCTCTTAATTATCACAACAGGTGATGCATTCTTCTACATGTGGTCTGTAATGCACATAAACTGCACCTCagcatgtttttttgcactagtaAGTCCTGTAAATTCAACATTATATTATAGGTTGTTAGGGATATACGGATATCTGcaaaatgcaaacaaaacaaaagtttaCTTCATCTAAAAgttctttcattccttttttggGCCAATAGTAATAGATGCAAAAGCTTAATGTAATCTGGGAGTGTTCACAAAGTACAAACAATATTTGTTACAAGAGGGAAAGCACATCTAATACCATTAAAGATCACCCTATTAAGGTGAGTGCAGCCATGATTACTGTCAGTAGTTTCACCGGGGGCAAAATGCAAAAAATGCCATTTGACAGATCATCATATGCAACAGCTGTGTCTTTTACAGTGGGGAGAAGGAAGTCCTGATTCTAAAAGCTGGGCATTTGGGTACCTAACATGCATCTGAAATATTTGGTGTCCCATGAGTCTGCGTTTAGGGTTTTAGGGACTGCACTATTCTTTGTGTTTGAGATTTATGGAATAAGGTTTTGGAATTTTAAGGAAATTTAaggcactattattattattattattattattattattattattattattattattattattattattattattattattattattatataattaaaCTAAATGTGGACAAACATCTTAATATCAATCAATACTTGCTGAACAAACTGAAAGGAAAGATTTGAGTAGAGTTAGGGCTgacatcagaaaaaaatgaaaccaGGATATTAAACAATACTAAGTCTGACAGATACTGACAATGACATGTGACTTAGCTACTGTTCAACCACAATATGAATGGGAATGTTATCTCATTATTTCAGAGGTCATGTAAACAGGTGCTTAAAGAACTGTAGCAAACAATAGGCCTTTGTTTTGCTGAGATTTCTATGCATTATAGGTCACTGTTAAAATAACACTACAGTCTACAGTATATtctacagtttttgtttttagaaagGATCTGCTAAATCttatatactttaataagatgaattagaAAATGAATCACAAAAGTTCTGGTTagttgatgttttcaatgtatatgataaaatgtacacaaatatactggtttatgtgcatttatacaatagattgaTAAATCTTCCACTTGCAAGAACCTGAAaaatgaatgtattataatgtgcaaACAGTGTTCTAGCTCTGAGACAAAGATTCATTTTGAGTGATATCCATTTTCTCATTAATAttcataatttcacattttggctgtattttggaaacttgaaccaaccagcatttttgattaAATTTGTTAACTttgttagtgactcaaacttggtaaagtttcactacttttattctgaaggTGTCTTACTTGTAGACTAGTGAAATAGGgagtaactaaaaaaaaaacagactcttgCACATGTGTATTTGCCGTGTCCCATCACTATTCTTAAATCATCTACAACTTGGATAAGTAATAAATGTGATTATAGTATATTATATCCAGTCAACAGGTGGAAAACAGTCCTGGATCTTCATCTAATCTTTGTCTGAGAACTGTAGAAAAGTGCAGCCCAGttcttctttcctcctcctcctgccttgtGTCTTCCATCCATTTCCCCTCTCTTTGTTCTAGATCATGAAGGCATAAATGAAATTAACAGCGATTGCAGAGCTGCTTATTCATCAGCTTCCAGATAATTTAAATAACAAAACCCAGTTACAGCACGCATAAAGTATAAAAGCCTCTGAGCAGCCGAAGGTTGTTGGACAGATTCCCATCAACACAGATCATCATCAAACATGGGCAAGGTATATAGAGAAAAAAGGCACTTTTAGGTGTTCAGGCACACGCTATAAAGAATCAGTTGCTGAAAAGGAAACGACAGGAGCATGAGTTAAGAAAAATGTCAAGTTTGGGCTACATTTTTGCTGTAaaccttttgtttgtttgtttgttttctccagATCATCTTCTACGAGGACAGGAACTTCAAGGGTCGCTCCTATGAGTGTGTGACCGACTGTTCTGACATGACCTCCTTCCTGAGCAAATGTCAGTCCTGTAGGGTGGAGGGCGGCTGCTTCGTGGTCTACGACCGCCCTAACTACACGGGAAACCAGTACTTCCTGAGGATGGGAGAGTACTCTGATTACATGTTATTTGGCTTGACTGACTCCATCCGATCCTGCCGTTTGATTCCTCAGGTAAAAAGACAAATAAGATTAGAAAAGAGAAatcaacaaaaaatgcaaaatacacaaccTGATTACTattgtttttttgtcaatttgtAGCTTTAAGAGTAAAAGTTGTGTGACAAATGGGATTATAGCAGCAGAGAATGCAAgtgttttatcatttattttgtgtCAGTAAAACTAAGCAGGAGAAAATGTGCAAGTTCAACATTAATGATGAATTTGTCTTCTTCTGCATCTTCATTTGCAGCACAAGGGCTGTTTCAGGTTGAAGATCTATGAGACGGAGAGCTTCCAAGGTCAAAATCATGAGCTGGTTGAAGACTGCGACAACATCATGGATCGCTACCACATGTGCGACTGCCAGTCCTTTCAGGTGATGGACGGACACTGGCTGATGTACGAGCAGCCCAACTACAGAGGCAGGATGGTGTACCTGAGCCCCGGAAAGTACAGGAGCATGAGAGATGTCGGGTACAGCGGCATGAGGATCAGCTCCATCAGGCGCATAACAGAACTGTGCTGAAGCAGAACGAAACCACAATGTgtcagataaaataaatatgaagCAAAATAATACTCTTGTCATGTTTTCTGTGAAGAGTCTGTCTAGTTAGTGCAAACACAACAGTGAGCCTTACTGTCAGATTTATTACAGCATAGCCACACATGTGCTGCTTTGACAGAACATGACTAAAATACTCTATGTAAGGGCCCTCAATAGATACTCAGTTTTAGTCAAAATACATCATATTATATGATTTTGTTGCTATTAAAACATAAGTTTTTTGCAATGCAGTCAGACATATTGTAGTTACCAGCACATCTTGCGCATCTATAGTTCCAGTATTTAGATTCTTAGAGCTTCTCAAGTCCAGAGAGAGGTTTATAGACATACAGTAGTGGAGAAAAGTTTTCAGAcgcccttaaaattttacacaatctcaaatattatcatataaaatcaaaattataatgaaaaataaacaaatcctttttttttggggggggggtttattgttaacaacaaaaaataatgtaactagattcttgacagtttcaacatgtcatgtcctggatgtgttacgttattttgctgaaacatccagttttgacctcgatggaactgagcatgtgcagaagggagcatgtgagtTTGGAGAACAGAACAATACTTGACACAGTTCAATGACCTCAGAGCGATTCTTAATGCGATATGTCACAAATGCATGTGATACCCTAAAACTTTTTTCTAGATATGCAGTAATGTAGAAAAGTTTTCAGACGCCCTTAAAATTTTATACACTCTCATAtatcatgaaaaataaaaatcctcatgaaaaacaaacaaatgcaaatgatttttattttttattattaacaaggaaaaaaaataaaactaaattcttgacagtttcatcatgtcatgttctggatgtgtttcattattttgctgaaacatccagttttgaccttgatgaaactgagcatgtgcagaagggagcatgtgagtttggagaatggaacaatacttgacaGAGTTCAATGATGTGATTCTTTATGTAATATGTGACAAATGCATGTGttatccaaaaacttttttccagatATACAGCAGTGGAGAAAAGTTTTCAGATGCCCttgaaattttacacaatctcaaatattatcatgaaaaataaaaattatcatgaaaaacagatgcaaattattttgtttgtttattgttaacaagaaaaaataacaaaattaaattcttgacagtttcaacatgtttcCTGGATGCGTTTcgttattttgctgaaacatccagttttgaccttgacggaactgagcatgtgcaaaagGGAGCATGAGAGTTTGGATGACAGAACaatacttgacagagttcagtgacCTCAGAGCGATTCTTAATGTGATAGTCATAAATGCATGGGGgatccaaaaacttttttccagatATACAGTAGCGGAGAAAAGTTTTCAGAtgcccttaaaattttacacaatctcaaatatcatcatgaaaaataaaaattagcatgaaaaacaaacaaatgcaaataatttttttgggtttgttgttaacaaaacaaaaaaaaaaaactaaactaaattctaAACAGTTTCAACACGTCacgtcctggatgtgtttcattattttgcggaaacatccagttttgacctcgatggaactgagcatgtgcagaaggtaGCATGTGAGTATAGAGAATAGAACAATACTTGACAGAGTTCAATGACCTCAAAGTGATTTTTAATGCGATATATCGCATATTTTGGGGTACCCAAAAACTTTTTCCCACTACTGTATTCCTATTGTTGTTTTCTGCACCAAAGAGTGTTAAATGGAAGCTCCACTTGTTTTACATGAAATATCAGTTTATTTATCACTGTAAACCTGTAGGTCATTACACGGAGCTTTGTCAGACTCTGAGCAAAGGAAAAGATGGTCTTTAAATGTATTTTGGGAAATATATAAAGTTAAGATGTCAAGATATTGCCAAAGCATCATTTTCTGTTCTTTCCCTCAAAGACATGTTTCTGTCCCTGTCCTTCTCTGTCTCCCACTGAAGATGTGAAACTCAGGTCTTATTTACTCAATACTGCCTCAATGTTCATTTGTGGTGAATAAAAATATATGGAAATTTTCAGTATGAAATGTTTGTAGAAATGTGTGTACATAAAAGATCTATTGCACATCTACATGTTTGTCTTGGAGGCTCTTCCTgtggtttcttcagtttttcttcagtctaGTGTATAGATTTTTGGATTGTataaatgaaatcaaattgaattgaattaaactgaatttaaCTGTaaatgaattgaactgaactgaactgacacaTCATTAATGTTGGAATTGGTAGTAATATAATGCATGATAGTTTAtcgtttaattttttttccatgttaatAATACGATCTATGAAACAAAATAACTAAAGTTAAGGGTAATGGGGTAAAAAGTATAATATTCGCTCCAAAATTTCATAGTAGAGGAATAAAGGAAGACATGGGTAGTATAAAGTATGAAGGCAGAAATGGAAAACTTAAAAAATGTAATCTAATGGTACTTGTGTacttacattccaccactgagaGTTATTTACATTCACTTTATTTTGCATAACATGTAACACTATCAGTCTATTTATAACATACTCAAAAATTATTGACATTAATTACATAACTGAACTGTATTATAACAAAGACTAAAACTGCTTTATCAAGCTAAGAGTTGGGAGGAAAATTAGGGGTTGACTACTTTTTACTGCTTTGCTTAAAGGGATATTAGAAGAggcacattatttatttattatttattacatttatcacatttattattattattttttacgaAGGGTGATTCTCAGTAATGACAGCTCAGAGGGGAATAAGCTGCAAAACATCCCCAAACAAAACTCTCAGCACTAGTGCTCATTAAGAGTCTTTCATGTATAAAGTGTGGATGTTCTAACAGTTgatattatattttgtattttatgtctGAGACACAAAATACAGCTTTGGCTCACAAGCTGAAAAAATGAGTATTTACAATTCAGTCATCAGCTGCAGTGTCTTCATTTACCTAGTATTGGAAGAC
This genomic window contains:
- the LOC115412383 gene encoding gamma-crystallin M3-like; amino-acid sequence: MGKIIFYEDRNFKGRSYECVTDCSDMTSFLSKCQSCRVEGGCFVVYDRPNYTGNQYFLRMGEYSDYMLFGLTDSIRSCRLIPQHKGCFRLKIYETESFQGQNHELVEDCDNIMDRYHMCDCQSFQVMDGHWLMYEQPNYRGRMVYLSPGKYRSMRDVGYSGMRISSIRRITELC